A window of the Brassica napus cultivar Da-Ae chromosome A2, Da-Ae, whole genome shotgun sequence genome harbors these coding sequences:
- the LOC125575029 gene encoding glutathione S-transferase U11-like, whose amino-acid sequence MGLISDEYVRLLGAWPSPFVLRTRIALNLKRVPYEYLEEEDSLNSESVLNYNPVHKQIPILIHGNKPIRESLNIVMYVDETWLSGPPILPSDPFDRAVARFWDVYIDEHCFTSINGVAVAKDEEERKAAIAKLEMCMALLEETFQECSKGRGFFGGDNIGFIDIGFGSMLGPLKVLEKFTGVKFIHPETTPGLFHWVDRFYSHEAVKPVMPDIEKLVEFARLKFNTSIFK is encoded by the exons ATGGGTCTAATCAGTGATGAGTACGTAAGGCTATTAGGAGCATGGCCTAGCCCTTTCGTGCTGAGGACTCGGATCGCACTTAACCTAAAGCGTGTACCGTACGAGtatcttgaagaagaagatagttTAAATTCGGAGAGCGTGTTAAACTACAACCCTGTCCACAAACAGATCCCTATACTCATCCACGGCAATAAACCAATCCGTGAATCTCTCAACATCGTCATGTACGTCGATGAAACTTGGCTCTCTGGTCCTCCCATCCTTCCCTCAGACCCATTTGATCGTGCCGTAGCTCGCTTTTGGGACGTCTACATCGACGAACAC TGTTTCACATCAATCAATGGAGTGGCGGTAGCAAAAGACGAGGAGGAAAGAAAGGCTGCGATAGCAAAACTAGAAATGTGTATGGCTCTATTGGAAGAAACGTTTCAAGAATGCAGCAAAGGAAGAGGCTTCTTTGGAGGAGACAACATCGGATTCATCGATATTGGTTTCGGATCGATGTTGGGTCCTCTCAAGGTTCTTGAGAAATTTACCGGCGTCAAGTTCATACATCCAGAAACGACACCAGGTCTTTTCCATTGGGTAGACAGATTCTACTCCCATGAAGCAGTCAAGCCTGTCATGCCCGATATCGAAAAGCTGGTCGAGTTTGCTAGGCTTAAGTTCAATACTTCAATCTTTAAATGA